The sequence below is a genomic window from Nitrospinota bacterium.
GCAGTCAATCCTGCGAAAAAGTTCGGATGAAGTGAATAACATTCCAGCCTTCCTCCTCTGAAATCACATTCCCAACCCGGATGGGCATTCCCGTTCCGGGGCTGCCATTCCTCAAGACCCACATCAATTCTCCGTCCGTACGCAACTCCTGCCATTTTTTATTAGTGAAGTTGCGGGGAGAATGACCGGGAACCCTCACTCCAGTCCCGTCCTTGCTGTGGCAGGTCACGCACAATCCCTTGCCGAAATATATTTGTCTTCCGGCTTCTATTCGCTCAGGGTCCGCTGGATAAGGATTCTCGATCTCCTGAACCTTTTCCAGAATTTCTTTTGGAACCCTCGGCTCGTAAATACTTGAATGAAACGCAAACGCGGTTGGCAAACCTGTAAGGGCCGGAAGAATTAAAGCACCCAAAATATATCCTGCCAGTTTTGTCATCGAAAACTTTCCTCAAACATATCGATCACCCGCCCACCTTCTTTAGCTTGCAGGAAGAAGGCGAGCGGGTATGGTGTTATTGTCTCTTTAAAATCGTCACTTACCAAAAGACCCCGCCGTTTCAGAAATTCCCAGCTTCTTGAAGATTTCATCTGTCAGATGGGCGATGCTTCCGGAAGAACTGGTTTCTTTTTCCTATTTGGCGATTTCTTTACCCATTTGCCCATGCAGCGCTTCCCAATGTCCGATGGATTGAGCGATCATGACCGAACCGTCAGGAATAGGAGCCCCTTTAGGCCAAAGGTGAAAAATGATGCCATCGGTCTCGCTCACATACTCCGCCAAACCCTTCTGCTCTTTAGGGTCCGTGGGGTTGAGAATAACAACACGCCCGGTTTCAATTTCCTGCTTATGGTCATGCCAGTTTTGCAGGTGAGACCATTCAGGAATCACCGACCGCGCCAGCTTTTTAGAAACCATGTATTCGACTTCCGTCATGCGGGCATTTTCATCCGTGGATTCAAACAAGATGCATTGGATGATATCTGCATTGATCGGTTTGCAATAATGATGAAAAGGACCGATCACTTCCCCATCCATAATATGCGGAGCCGATACATGTATCGTGTATCCCTTGAGAGGATTCGGAGGGGCATCCCCGGCTATGACTGGAGACGAAATAAACCCTGCAAGAACCAATACCAGAAAAATTACTTTAATGTTCACCATTTTTGTTACCTCCTTTATTTGTGTTACCCCTAATAAGGACGATCAAAAATTAAACAAAATATTCCAGCAACTTCCTCGCCCCTTTCCCGGGGAAAATCAAACTCGCTCTCGTGATCTATAAAATATTGCCAACAACTCTTTATTTATTTTTTCCGACTAACAAAATAATAAACCCCTAAAGCCTTCTTGACCACACTACTTTAATGATTCTACGGAAATAATAAAAAGAGAAGTTACTTATTGACGATTCTGCTATGAAGTTTTACGCAATCAGGAGAGGTTTCTGAAATTTGAAAAGCCGCACGGAGTGCTGAAGAAGATGCTAATAGATCAATATGTTGAGGAAATTTCTTAGGGAGTGGGCCGAATCAGGAAACTGGACCACGGATCAGGCGCAGAAAAGCATCGGCGCCACTAATTTTGTCTTGATAAGTTGCACCGCCCTCATCTTTCAAGGAGACAACGACCGCTTTACCGCTTTTTTCCTTATTGGTCCAGGTGCTCCACCCGGCCCCGGCAGGAAACATGCTGTCCATATAGATTTTATCGCCATCTTTGTCTACGTTTCGTTTACGACGCTCATAAAGAGTCTGGGCTTCTTCAGGCGTGGGCAACCGCCAGTCGGAGTATCCGGCAAAGTTTTTATTGTTCATGCGTTGCGAATATTCCTGGGCGGTGTACCAATTGACCCATTTGCCTTCCCGTTGCCAGGTATCTTCTTTCATCCACATCAAGTTCGTTTTTGCATCCAAAATGGTGCCATCGCCAAAATCTTTGAACCGTTTGTCAACCGATTGGGCGACGGGTTTTTTATCTTTCAAACCAACGGCCAGAACCGGCGTCGCGCAAAGCAACACCACCAAAAATATTGAAAGCGCCTTTAGGGTCTGGAACCTTGAGGGATGTTGCATGTGAACCTCCAAACAAATTCTTTAACCAAGAATCAAGATTATTGATAGGGGTTGGGATCGCTTCATTTTACAATCTTCCGGCAGGCAAATCAAATGGGCAAATCGTCTTGACAGAACCCCTCCATCCGGTAGAATAAATAAAAATCCCCTTTAAGGAACACTCCCATGATACCACTTTGCCGACCTGTGCATCCTTCGATTTTCAGAGGAATCTGTATTCTGGTCTTTCTCCTTCTGATCCCGGCTCAGGGGATTGCCAAAGAGAAAGATAAATCCCGATGGGACGGTAAATACGACACGGAGACCTACATTTTCGGGAAAACTCCCATCCCTTTTCTGGTAGAAAACTTACACCTGCTCCCGAAAGGGAAAACCCTCGACATCGCCATGGGCGAAGGACGCAACGGGGTCTATCTGGCCGCCAAGGGGTTCAATGTTCTGGGGCTGGATATTTCGGAGAAGGGACTGCAAAAAGCCCGGCAACTGGCTGAGTCTCAAAATGCGAAAATCGAAACCCAGGTCGTCGATCTGGAAACGCATACCCTTGAAAAAAACGCCTACGACCTCATCATCTGCACCTACTATATGCAACGGGATCTGTTCCCCCAGTTTATGGAAGCCCTCAAACCCGGTGGCATGGCCCTGGTCGAAACCTACAATATGGATTATCTGAAATACGCGAAGTTCAACCCCAAATGGCTTCTTGAAACCAACGAGCTTCTCGAAATTTTTAAAGGGTTTAAGATCATCCGCTACCAGGCCTTCGACGATGGCGAGATCGCCTATTCCAGCATTCTCGTCCAAAAACCTTGAACCCACTTTAAGTGAATTCCACTGAGAAGTTTTTTCTCACCCTAGCGAATGCGTTTCCCCTTTGGGTGTTGGCAGGCGCTGTTTTAGCGCTGTGGGAACCCGCCACCGCGATGTGGTTCCAGCCCGACTGGATACCGATGTTCCTCGGCATCATCATGCTGAGCATGGGGTTGACGCTGAGCTTAAGCGATTTTCAGCAAGTACTGAAAATCCCCCGCTCCATTCTTCTCGGCGTGAGCCTGCAATACATCATCATGCCCGCATTGGGCTACGGGTTGGCCAAGGCCTTCAACCTGCCCATCGATTATATGATCGGCATCGTGCTGGTGGCGTGCAGTCCGGGAGGCACCGCATCCAATGTGGTTTGTTTCATTGGCCGCACCAATGTCGCCTTATCTGTCAGCCTGACCACATTTTCTACCTTACTGGCGGCACTCATTACGCCCGTTTTGACAACTCTATTGATCGAGTCCTTATCCAGGGACCTGACGGGAACCGCCATTCAGGTGGATACTCTTGGATTATTGCTCAACACCCTGAAAATCGTGATCCTCCCCGTCCTGCTGGGAGTTTTCCTGAATCATTATTTTCACCAGGCGGTCAAAAAAATAAATCCCTACACGCCCCTGCTGGCCGTGCTTTCCATCGTGTTCATCGTGGATTTTATTCTGGCCGCAAAAAAAACCGCCATCATGGAAACCGGGTTGCATTTGTTGATCGTCATCCTCTCTCTGCATGTACTGGGATTTTTACTAGGCTACCTGTTATCTCGTATGCTGAAATTTAAGGAAAAAGACGCGCAAACGGTTTCCATCGAGGTGGGGATGCAGAACTCCGGGTTGGCCACGGAGCTTGCTCGCAGTAATTTTCCGGGCTATGCGCTGGCCACCGTTCCAGGAGCGATCTCGGCACTGACGCATTGCATCCTGGGAAGC
It includes:
- a CDS encoding class I SAM-dependent methyltransferase, which codes for MIPLCRPVHPSIFRGICILVFLLLIPAQGIAKEKDKSRWDGKYDTETYIFGKTPIPFLVENLHLLPKGKTLDIAMGEGRNGVYLAAKGFNVLGLDISEKGLQKARQLAESQNAKIETQVVDLETHTLEKNAYDLIICTYYMQRDLFPQFMEALKPGGMALVETYNMDYLKYAKFNPKWLLETNELLEIFKGFKIIRYQAFDDGEIAYSSILVQKP
- a CDS encoding bile acid:sodium symporter family protein — its product is MNSTEKFFLTLANAFPLWVLAGAVLALWEPATAMWFQPDWIPMFLGIIMLSMGLTLSLSDFQQVLKIPRSILLGVSLQYIIMPALGYGLAKAFNLPIDYMIGIVLVACSPGGTASNVVCFIGRTNVALSVSLTTFSTLLAALITPVLTTLLIESLSRDLTGTAIQVDTLGLLLNTLKIVILPVLLGVFLNHYFHQAVKKINPYTPLLAVLSIVFIVDFILAAKKTAIMETGLHLLIVILSLHVLGFLLGYLLSRMLKFKEKDAQTVSIEVGMQNSGLATELARSNFPGYALATVPGAISALTHCILGSIVAGLCRIKAGKTEKLTLKPKESEASG
- a CDS encoding DUF1566 domain-containing protein is translated as MQHPSRFQTLKALSIFLVVLLCATPVLAVGLKDKKPVAQSVDKRFKDFGDGTILDAKTNLMWMKEDTWQREGKWVNWYTAQEYSQRMNNKNFAGYSDWRLPTPEEAQTLYERRKRNVDKDGDKIYMDSMFPAGAGWSTWTNKEKSGKAVVVSLKDEGGATYQDKISGADAFLRLIRGPVS
- a CDS encoding DUF1264 domain-containing protein — its product is MVNIKVIFLVLVLAGFISSPVIAGDAPPNPLKGYTIHVSAPHIMDGEVIGPFHHYCKPINADIIQCILFESTDENARMTEVEYMVSKKLARSVIPEWSHLQNWHDHKQEIETGRVVILNPTDPKEQKGLAEYVSETDGIIFHLWPKGAPIPDGSVMIAQSIGHWEALHGQMGKEIAK
- a CDS encoding cytochrome c → MTKLAGYILGALILPALTGLPTAFAFHSSIYEPRVPKEILEKVQEIENPYPADPERIEAGRQIYFGKGLCVTCHSKDGTGVRVPGHSPRNFTNKKWQELRTDGELMWVLRNGSPGTGMPIRVGNVISEEEGWNVIHFIRTFSQD